The following are from one region of the Halodesulfurarchaeum sp. HSR-GB genome:
- a CDS encoding molybdopterin-dependent oxidoreductase: MSKSTSETENTQGGLTRRTLLKTSAAGALAAGIGGTAVQTSGAATDEQSENTAYGNCWQCHKLCGMEVTLEENGEGSEVATEVHGIDGHPRGSAGEGTKGTLCPKGLSQVEKAYSPKRIKEPYVRKDGELTAVSWDEAFEYAADKLETFKEEHGAESLVEFHGWGTAGTFSTLFGNLYGCPNTVPHPTPTCFGSMAVTGTLMGLGGGNIRWIDYENTEYVLVWGRDVLETFAGQWEAKQLLRARERGATIVTIDPVYTETAKKSDKWLPIKPRTDGALALAMANVIIEEELYDAEFVENYTHGFDAYKEAVEGKTPEWAAEKTGLDAEVIREVALGFGRAAPNAGITSWTGLGQSADHQKGAQNLVALTGLVGNIDRPGGQRWFGSAGLSDPFEVGCEAELPNNAEGNQCYLTDPEAGYASLTKKPVQNNVPEMVDNGDVNGMVYYYRNPVTDGATQEWLGTDETEGALDKMDLVIGIDAFWSETTKKADVVFPESSQLEKPMLGSGGYGAYNTEAWVTGSKAAIEPQWNTKPGFDIIQGLGRAMGYDDYFVWDSKEAYINDQLSGLDLTLDDLEDEDTYVLTGEFGYEKWKQGGFANGKDQFMFDLDQLIAKPYEKLSEQVGTEIETGPQWVPPGTIGDELSEEYPLEMLDARTVEFSHGGDQALTKPLEQLAESYDHEHADYRGNYLVMHTEDAAARDIEDGDMVTISSDHGEAELMAFVTEGIRPGAVSVEPYGFGRGSIQPDEDGANNMILNSPDQIDPISGEIDRHIAISVTKSGGEN, from the coding sequence ATGTCGAAATCAACATCCGAAACCGAAAACACGCAGGGCGGGCTGACCCGACGGACCTTGCTCAAGACGTCGGCGGCAGGCGCCCTCGCAGCTGGTATCGGTGGGACAGCCGTACAAACGAGTGGCGCAGCGACCGACGAGCAGTCCGAGAACACGGCCTACGGGAACTGCTGGCAGTGTCACAAGCTGTGTGGCATGGAGGTCACCCTCGAGGAGAACGGCGAGGGCTCGGAAGTCGCGACTGAAGTACACGGTATCGATGGCCACCCGCGCGGGAGCGCGGGCGAGGGCACCAAGGGAACACTCTGTCCCAAGGGACTCTCCCAGGTCGAGAAGGCCTACTCGCCCAAACGCATCAAGGAGCCGTACGTCCGCAAGGACGGCGAACTCACGGCCGTGAGCTGGGACGAGGCCTTCGAGTACGCCGCGGACAAACTCGAGACGTTCAAGGAAGAACACGGGGCCGAGAGCCTGGTCGAGTTCCACGGCTGGGGCACGGCTGGGACCTTCAGCACGCTCTTCGGGAACCTCTATGGCTGTCCGAACACAGTGCCACACCCCACCCCGACCTGTTTCGGGTCGATGGCGGTCACGGGCACGCTGATGGGCCTGGGCGGTGGCAACATCCGCTGGATCGACTACGAGAACACCGAGTACGTTCTGGTCTGGGGGCGAGACGTCCTGGAGACCTTCGCCGGCCAGTGGGAGGCCAAGCAGCTGCTGCGGGCCAGAGAGCGTGGCGCGACGATCGTCACGATCGACCCCGTGTACACCGAGACCGCGAAGAAGTCCGACAAGTGGCTCCCGATCAAGCCTCGGACCGACGGCGCGCTGGCCCTGGCGATGGCCAACGTCATCATCGAGGAGGAACTCTACGACGCCGAGTTCGTCGAGAACTACACCCACGGCTTCGACGCGTACAAGGAGGCCGTCGAGGGCAAGACCCCCGAATGGGCCGCAGAGAAGACTGGCCTCGACGCCGAGGTCATCCGCGAGGTCGCCCTGGGCTTCGGCCGCGCCGCGCCGAATGCGGGAATCACCTCCTGGACGGGGCTCGGACAGAGCGCCGATCACCAGAAGGGCGCACAGAACCTCGTTGCGCTCACCGGGCTGGTGGGCAACATCGACCGGCCCGGCGGCCAGCGCTGGTTCGGCAGCGCGGGGCTCTCGGACCCGTTCGAGGTCGGCTGTGAGGCCGAACTGCCGAACAACGCCGAGGGCAACCAGTGTTACCTGACCGATCCGGAGGCTGGCTACGCTTCCCTGACGAAAAAGCCGGTCCAGAACAACGTCCCCGAGATGGTCGACAACGGGGACGTCAACGGGATGGTCTACTACTACCGGAACCCCGTCACGGACGGCGCGACCCAGGAGTGGCTCGGCACCGACGAGACGGAGGGAGCCCTCGACAAGATGGACCTCGTCATCGGCATCGACGCCTTCTGGAGTGAAACCACCAAGAAGGCCGACGTCGTCTTCCCCGAGTCCTCACAGCTGGAGAAGCCGATGCTCGGCTCCGGCGGGTACGGTGCCTACAACACCGAAGCGTGGGTCACCGGCTCGAAGGCGGCGATCGAGCCCCAGTGGAACACCAAGCCTGGCTTCGACATCATCCAGGGGCTCGGTCGCGCGATGGGGTATGACGATTACTTCGTCTGGGACTCCAAAGAAGCGTACATCAACGATCAGCTCTCCGGGCTCGATCTCACCCTCGATGATCTCGAGGACGAGGACACCTACGTCCTCACCGGCGAATTCGGCTACGAGAAGTGGAAACAGGGCGGATTCGCCAACGGGAAAGACCAGTTCATGTTCGATCTCGACCAGCTGATCGCCAAACCCTACGAGAAACTCAGCGAGCAGGTCGGGACCGAGATCGAGACCGGCCCGCAGTGGGTGCCGCCGGGAACGATCGGCGACGAACTCAGCGAGGAGTACCCCCTGGAGATGCTCGACGCCCGCACGGTCGAGTTCTCCCACGGCGGGGACCAGGCCCTCACCAAGCCGCTCGAACAGCTGGCCGAGTCCTACGACCACGAACACGCCGACTACCGCGGGAACTACCTCGTGATGCACACCGAGGACGCCGCCGCGCGAGACATCGAGGACGGTGACATGGTCACGATCAGCTCCGATCACGGCGAGGCGGAACTGATGGCCTTCGTCACCGAGGGTATTCGGCCGGGAGCCGTCAGCGTCGAGCCCTACGGGTTCGGCCGCGGCTCGATCCAGCCGGACGAGGACGGAGCGAACAACATGATACTGAACAGTCCAGACCAGATCGATCCGATCTCCGGCGAAATCGACAGGCACATCGCTATCTCGGTCACCAAATCCGGAGGTGAGAACTGA